One genomic region from Sphingobacteriales bacterium encodes:
- a CDS encoding wax ester/triacylglycerol synthase family O-acyltransferase: protein MDKPLRNIDHMMWDVDMPTSLVTITGMMCFEEPVSKKKLTSIIENRLLKFERFHKKVILKNKKPVWHFDETFSLGSHIHHIALPSPGNYETLQEVVSDLISQPLDHSKPLWQVHLIDNYNGGSVVLWRLHHAIADGIALIKVVFSLTGATKESSLDTILHESAKAREKHTLMYDINELIKTGKDLYAEAQHLWKEPEAIKDTLKESWSITKELGRLFLGESVQGTIYKGELGYSKKAAWSTPLPLNEIKQIGKQHQATVNDILLALITGALRRHLIKHKQNLKKCIRVVVPVNVRKKNEEIRVHNKIGMLSIELPVHIKDVKKRIAYIREKTELLKHSIEPVLIYNMLNILADVIPSSLEQKFSNYIGSQIAGVVTNVPGPKDSIYLAGEKVKDLMFWVPQTSPLGIGVSIISYNNRVCLGVVTDTNLVDDPDQIINGYYKEFEAMKGLLIKPTP from the coding sequence ATGGATAAACCACTCCGAAACATAGACCACATGATGTGGGATGTCGATATGCCTACCAGTCTGGTAACAATTACTGGTATGATGTGTTTTGAAGAGCCCGTCAGCAAGAAAAAACTTACCTCCATAATCGAAAACCGCCTTCTGAAATTTGAACGGTTTCACAAGAAGGTGATACTGAAAAACAAAAAACCGGTTTGGCACTTCGATGAAACCTTCAGTCTCGGCTCCCATATTCATCATATTGCCTTACCTTCTCCGGGAAATTACGAAACACTGCAGGAAGTGGTAAGCGACCTGATCAGTCAGCCGCTGGACCACAGCAAACCGTTGTGGCAGGTTCACCTGATTGACAATTATAATGGCGGCAGTGTTGTACTCTGGAGATTACACCATGCCATAGCAGACGGCATAGCTCTTATAAAAGTGGTTTTTTCTTTGACGGGTGCAACAAAAGAATCTTCCCTGGACACGATACTTCATGAATCAGCCAAAGCCAGGGAAAAACATACTTTGATGTACGACATCAATGAACTGATAAAAACAGGCAAAGACCTTTATGCCGAGGCACAGCACTTATGGAAAGAACCTGAAGCGATAAAAGATACACTTAAAGAATCATGGAGCATTACCAAAGAATTGGGCAGATTGTTTTTAGGAGAATCCGTACAGGGAACCATCTACAAAGGTGAATTGGGTTATTCGAAAAAGGCAGCATGGTCAACCCCTTTGCCGCTGAATGAGATAAAACAAATCGGTAAACAGCACCAGGCAACCGTCAATGACATATTGCTGGCACTGATTACGGGCGCACTGCGGAGGCATCTGATAAAACACAAACAGAATCTGAAAAAATGCATCCGGGTGGTGGTACCGGTTAATGTTCGGAAAAAGAATGAGGAAATCCGGGTACACAATAAAATCGGGATGCTGTCGATAGAATTGCCTGTGCACATCAAAGACGTAAAAAAGAGAATCGCATACATCCGGGAAAAAACTGAATTATTAAAACACTCTATAGAGCCTGTCCTTATTTACAATATGCTGAACATACTGGCAGATGTGATTCCTTCCTCGCTGGAGCAAAAATTTTCCAACTATATCGGTTCCCAGATTGCGGGTGTTGTCACGAATGTACCGGGACCGAAAGATTCCATTTATTTAGCCGGCGAGAAAGTAAAGGATCTGATGTTCTGGGTTCCCCAAACCAGTCCGCTGGGAATCGGAGTAAGCATTATCAGTTATAACAACAGGGTCTGCCTTGGAGTCGTAACGGATACGAATTTAGTCGATGACCCGGATCAAATCATCAATGGATACTATAAGGAATTTGAAGCGATGAAAGGATTATTGATAAAACCCACTCCCTAA
- a CDS encoding CocE/NonD family hydrolase yields the protein MKKIFLSFIFLFIFIPLKSQTRYFPIPGAREIPGSKINGTLDDISDFATCTQVPFTMPDGTKLMTDIYLPILQDSFVYKDTFSFALLPAPFPQVRIPINATLLPKGFQYLIYDTINGVPNPNPFQMPMILERTPYDKNGAVEGSAMALLGYVGAVQDMRGRYTSQGAYMPLYSDSWKKWPYHNYTHVLDITDPSDPRNGNNHEDGYNTIEFVKNQLVRKFDLNRDGIMETTDLVYNGSIGSFGASALGYNQLQAAAAHKIDPTQPGLKSMFPIVGPLEFYKSTGYQNGCLRDGLVTGWLRGQIKDTRDELMGIDTGIDDDIHSSKDYNTPDKFDAANKAIDHFVTVRYENSPCGYYPNSIGRSDMDASKAPVDINGEGQKDGAYSRYKNMEVPTFHVAGWWDIFVDGSLETHKFIQDNITQKKNLQKIVMGPWAHQTIASTKTGDKIYPKNVTDITRIDIANIGADGDINIGDIAKSELISWFRYNLNYHGYNKVGEPKVLIPKSTKWQSPLPQLPQIEVRFPSEDYKIRFVDLLNFILGEQGLIQVPVEIRLGTLVIPFKLDVPELGPILEGFGTTGRVDSIPQYDYTSIPSIRYYIVGASSDDGQTSYAGNYWMGTEVFPPNEIRWFDMFLHQNGKLNFVKPTADEGYKTYVHDPDNPIITVGGGNMIENTPQGDRSSQGQMNYADPLLAPYTMDREGVLKFETDVLPDSLCIVGFPKYKLYAKSNPGNTASGPTDCDFFVRILDVYPDGKELFVVEGAVNARAREYAKSIAENNENDNAPFSNIDIGKVYEYYFQGYPIAYTFAQGHKIKVLISSSNYPRFQASASVPVMPNEFFRRKPADGRTYIYNGVEYAPRISVQRIAFSDQYPTHIELPVFGSTSVITAIQAPNTIKPDWDVTLYPNPSEGRFSLFVNKNGQYVTTIFNMIGEKLQVREITDQAVFDLSGFAKGQYLMEIINVKKQDQKISKPFTLN from the coding sequence ATGAAAAAAATTTTTCTCTCGTTCATCTTCTTGTTCATTTTCATCCCTTTAAAATCACAGACCAGGTATTTTCCCATACCCGGAGCAAGGGAGATTCCCGGTTCTAAAATAAACGGCACGCTGGATGACATTTCCGACTTTGCAACCTGTACACAGGTTCCGTTTACCATGCCGGATGGCACCAAATTAATGACAGATATATATCTGCCCATTCTTCAGGATAGTTTCGTCTATAAAGACACCTTCAGTTTTGCCTTACTGCCTGCTCCCTTTCCCCAGGTAAGGATTCCAATCAATGCGACCCTTTTACCAAAAGGATTTCAGTATCTGATCTACGATACAATTAATGGTGTTCCGAATCCCAATCCATTTCAAATGCCTATGATTCTGGAACGAACACCTTATGACAAGAATGGCGCAGTAGAAGGTTCCGCGATGGCTTTGCTGGGTTACGTAGGTGCCGTTCAGGATATGCGCGGCAGGTATACTTCGCAGGGGGCTTATATGCCATTGTATTCTGACAGCTGGAAAAAATGGCCTTATCATAATTACACGCATGTGCTGGATATTACAGACCCTTCTGATCCCAGAAATGGGAATAATCACGAAGATGGATACAATACGATTGAATTTGTAAAAAACCAACTGGTTAGAAAATTTGACCTAAACCGGGATGGAATCATGGAAACGACAGACCTGGTATACAATGGATCAATAGGTTCATTTGGCGCATCGGCATTGGGTTATAATCAGTTACAGGCAGCAGCCGCTCATAAGATTGATCCGACACAACCTGGTTTAAAATCGATGTTTCCAATTGTCGGTCCGTTGGAATTTTATAAAAGTACCGGCTATCAGAATGGCTGCCTGAGGGACGGACTGGTAACAGGATGGCTAAGAGGACAGATAAAAGACACCCGGGACGAACTGATGGGCATAGACACAGGTATTGATGATGACATACACTCCTCCAAAGATTATAATACACCCGATAAATTTGATGCCGCCAATAAGGCCATCGACCACTTCGTTACCGTACGGTACGAAAACTCACCCTGCGGATATTATCCGAACTCTATCGGAAGATCTGATATGGATGCCAGTAAAGCACCTGTGGATATTAACGGAGAGGGACAGAAAGACGGCGCTTACTCCAGGTATAAAAATATGGAAGTGCCCACGTTTCATGTTGCCGGCTGGTGGGATATATTTGTGGATGGTTCACTGGAAACGCACAAATTTATTCAGGACAACATCACTCAGAAGAAAAACCTGCAGAAAATCGTAATGGGGCCATGGGCACATCAGACCATTGCCTCCACGAAGACAGGAGATAAAATTTATCCGAAAAACGTAACCGATATTACAAGGATTGACATTGCCAATATTGGCGCGGATGGCGATATAAACATAGGCGATATTGCTAAATCAGAATTAATCAGCTGGTTCAGGTATAACCTGAATTATCATGGCTACAATAAAGTAGGGGAGCCAAAGGTATTGATTCCCAAATCAACCAAATGGCAATCACCGCTTCCGCAATTGCCGCAAATAGAGGTACGCTTCCCTTCAGAAGATTACAAAATCCGTTTTGTCGACCTGTTGAATTTCATTTTAGGGGAACAAGGGTTAATTCAGGTACCTGTTGAAATCAGGCTGGGCACCCTGGTTATCCCATTCAAACTGGATGTGCCTGAACTCGGACCTATCCTGGAAGGCTTCGGAACAACGGGCAGGGTTGACAGTATCCCTCAGTATGATTATACGTCCATACCGAGCATTCGATATTATATAGTTGGAGCATCCAGTGACGACGGTCAGACTTCTTATGCAGGCAATTACTGGATGGGGACAGAAGTGTTTCCTCCGAACGAAATCAGGTGGTTCGACATGTTTTTACATCAGAACGGAAAATTGAACTTTGTCAAGCCAACGGCTGATGAGGGTTATAAAACGTATGTCCATGATCCGGACAATCCAATCATTACCGTTGGTGGTGGAAATATGATTGAAAACACCCCTCAGGGCGACCGTTCCAGCCAGGGACAGATGAATTATGCCGATCCCTTACTCGCACCATACACCATGGACAGGGAAGGTGTGCTGAAATTTGAGACAGATGTATTGCCGGATTCGTTGTGCATAGTTGGGTTTCCTAAATACAAACTTTATGCTAAATCAAATCCGGGCAATACCGCTTCAGGCCCTACAGACTGCGACTTCTTTGTGCGCATTTTAGATGTATATCCGGACGGCAAAGAACTTTTTGTGGTGGAAGGTGCAGTCAATGCCCGCGCAAGAGAGTATGCCAAATCCATAGCTGAAAACAATGAAAACGACAATGCTCCGTTTTCAAATATTGACATAGGAAAGGTATACGAATATTATTTTCAGGGCTATCCCATCGCTTATACCTTTGCACAGGGACATAAAATAAAGGTACTGATTTCCAGCAGTAATTATCCGCGCTTTCAGGCATCTGCCAGTGTACCTGTCATGCCAAACGAATTTTTCAGAAGAAAACCGGCGGATGGAAGAACCTATATCTATAACGGAGTAGAGTATGCACCCAGGATATCGGTGCAACGTATCGCATTTTCCGACCAGTACCCGACACACATTGAATTACCGGTTTTCGGAAGCACGAGTGTCATAACTGCCATTCAGGCACCCAATACCATCAAGCCGGACTGGGACGTTACCTTATATCCTAATCCCAGTGAAGGCAGGTTTTCTTTATTTGTCAATAAAAACGGACAGTATGTTACCACCATCTTTAATATGATCGGCGAGAAGCTGCAGGTACGTGAGATAACGGACCAGGCTGTATTTGACCTGTCCGGCTTTGCCAAAGGACAGTATCTGATGGAAATCATTAATGTCAAAAAACAGGATCAGAAAATATCGAAACCGTTTACATTAAACTAA
- a CDS encoding TerC family protein, with the protein MSEILQGISIEQAVLIIINLIVIESLLSVDNAAVLATMVMDLPKEQRNKALKYGIIGAYVFRGISLVLASWLIKIWWLKALGGMYLMYLFIDYFISKATPQKEDDTLNKEESRIYRYTFGLFGKFWSTVILVEIMDLAFSIDNVFAAVAFTSNIYLIWTGVFIGILTMRFVAQSFVRLMEKYRFLETSAFIVIGVLGIKLLLSFPAHYYKHLPAFQFIESEHFDLFISILTVSIFFLPIVSSLLFNRPKRNASDKN; encoded by the coding sequence ATGTCAGAAATACTACAAGGTATCAGTATAGAGCAGGCCGTTCTTATCATTATCAACCTGATAGTGATTGAAAGTTTACTGTCCGTTGATAATGCTGCGGTGTTGGCAACAATGGTGATGGATTTGCCCAAAGAGCAGCGAAACAAAGCGCTCAAGTACGGTATAATTGGAGCTTATGTTTTCAGGGGAATTTCTTTGGTGCTGGCATCCTGGCTCATAAAGATATGGTGGCTGAAAGCATTGGGCGGTATGTATCTTATGTATCTTTTCATCGATTACTTCATATCAAAGGCTACTCCGCAAAAAGAAGATGATACGCTGAATAAGGAAGAAAGCAGGATTTACAGATATACATTCGGATTGTTTGGAAAGTTCTGGTCTACTGTCATTTTGGTGGAGATAATGGATCTGGCTTTTTCAATCGACAATGTATTTGCTGCGGTGGCCTTTACCAGTAATATTTACCTGATTTGGACAGGCGTATTTATCGGTATTCTGACGATGCGGTTTGTTGCCCAAAGTTTCGTAAGATTAATGGAAAAATACAGGTTCCTGGAAACTTCGGCATTCATAGTGATTGGCGTATTGGGAATTAAGTTATTGCTCTCCTTTCCTGCGCACTATTACAAACACCTTCCGGCTTTTCAATTTATTGAGAGTGAGCACTTTGATTTATTCATATCCATACTCACTGTATCTATTTTCTTCTTACCTATTGTTTCTTCCTTATTGTTTAACAGGCCGAAACGCAATGCGTCTGATAAAAATTAG